Proteins found in one Pseudomonas mosselii genomic segment:
- a CDS encoding TOBE domain-containing protein encodes MSLPALLTQHIVRRPQRIALLQHVAEQGSITRAAKAAGISYKAAWDAIDELNNLAAQPLVERSTGGRGGGGARLSAEGERVLCLYQRLQALQAEILESAEDSSDLDLLGRLMLRTSARNQLQGRIRGLRREGRHDRISLDLGGGLEIEALITRGSTERLELALGGTVVALLKAGWVRLLDAAETPEPGSNCLKAKVEEVLIEEDGPGEVRLALGNGQTLCAIAEAAWLAQRQVQPGSALRVQFHPSFVLLGVPV; translated from the coding sequence ATGTCCCTGCCTGCCCTGCTCACCCAGCACATCGTCCGCCGCCCACAGCGCATCGCCCTGTTGCAGCATGTCGCCGAACAAGGCTCGATCACCCGCGCCGCCAAGGCTGCGGGCATCAGCTACAAGGCCGCCTGGGACGCCATCGACGAACTCAACAACCTGGCGGCGCAGCCCCTGGTGGAGCGCAGCACCGGCGGCCGCGGCGGCGGTGGCGCACGGCTGTCCGCAGAAGGCGAGCGGGTGCTGTGCCTGTACCAGCGCCTGCAGGCCCTGCAGGCGGAGATTCTCGAGTCCGCCGAGGACAGCAGCGACCTCGACCTGCTCGGCCGCCTGATGCTTCGTACCAGTGCGCGCAACCAGCTGCAGGGGCGGATCAGAGGGCTGCGCCGCGAAGGCCGGCATGATCGCATCAGCCTGGACCTGGGCGGCGGGCTGGAGATCGAGGCCTTGATCACCCGGGGCAGCACCGAGCGGCTGGAGCTGGCGTTGGGGGGGACGGTGGTGGCGCTGCTCAAGGCTGGCTGGGTACGGTTGCTGGACGCGGCTGAGACGCCGGAGCCAGGGAGCAACTGCCTGAAGGCCAAGGTGGAGGAGGTACTCATCGAAGAGGATGGGCCGGGTGAAGTGCGCCTGGCGCTGGGCAATGGCCAGACCTTGTGCGCCATCGCCGAGGCAGCCTGGCTGGCGCAACGGCAGGTCCAGCCAGGAAGCGCCCTGCGGGTACAGTTTCATCCGTCGTTCGTGTTGCTGGGAGTGCCGGTCTAA
- a CDS encoding serine/threonine protein kinase yields the protein MSHPFDTLTPDLVLDAVESLGFLSDARVLALNSYENRVYQVGIEDAQPLIAKFYRPGRWSDAAILEEHAFTRELAECEVPVVAPLLHDGRSLFEHQGFRFTLFPRRGGHAPEPGNLDQLYRLGQLLGRLHAVGASKPFEHREALAVDNFGHASLKTLLDGEFVPRELLPAYESVARDLLKRVEDIYARTSYQTIRLHGDLHPGNLMHRDDVYHVVDLDDCRMGPAVQDLWMMLAGSREERLGQLAELIDGYNEFHDFDPRELALIEPLRALRQLHYSAWLARRWDDPAFPPSFPWFGQPRYWGDQILALREQIAALDEQPLKLF from the coding sequence ATGTCCCATCCCTTCGACACCCTCACCCCCGACCTCGTACTGGACGCCGTGGAAAGCCTCGGCTTTCTCAGCGACGCACGGGTGCTGGCGCTCAACAGCTACGAGAATCGCGTCTACCAGGTGGGCATCGAGGACGCGCAGCCGCTGATCGCCAAGTTCTATCGCCCTGGGCGCTGGAGCGACGCGGCGATCCTCGAGGAACACGCCTTCACCCGTGAGCTGGCCGAGTGCGAAGTGCCGGTGGTGGCGCCGTTGCTGCACGATGGGCGCTCCCTGTTCGAACACCAGGGATTCCGCTTTACCCTATTCCCACGCCGTGGCGGCCATGCCCCGGAGCCGGGCAACCTCGACCAGCTCTATCGCCTCGGGCAGTTGCTCGGGCGCCTGCACGCGGTAGGCGCGAGCAAACCCTTCGAGCACCGCGAAGCGCTGGCTGTGGACAACTTTGGCCACGCCTCGCTCAAGACCCTGCTCGACGGCGAGTTCGTGCCCCGCGAGCTGCTGCCGGCTTATGAATCGGTGGCCCGCGACCTGCTCAAGCGGGTCGAGGACATCTACGCCCGCACCTCGTACCAGACAATCCGCCTGCACGGCGACCTGCACCCCGGCAACCTGATGCACCGTGACGACGTCTACCACGTGGTCGACCTCGACGACTGCCGCATGGGCCCGGCCGTCCAGGACCTGTGGATGATGCTCGCCGGCAGCCGCGAAGAGCGGCTCGGCCAGCTGGCCGAACTGATCGACGGCTACAACGAATTCCACGACTTCGACCCGCGTGAGCTGGCCCTGATCGAGCCGCTGCGCGCCCTGCGCCAGTTGCACTACAGCGCCTGGCTGGCGCGGCGCTGGGACGATCCGGCGTTCCCGCCGAGCTTCCCCTGGTTCGGCCAGCCGCGCTACTGGGGCGACCAGATCCTCGCCCTGCGCGAACAGATCGCCGCGCTCGATGAACAACCGTTGAAATTGTTCTAG
- the rarD gene encoding EamA family transporter RarD, with amino-acid sequence MHAANPRRGYLLGLGAYIIWGLFPLYFKAIQSVPAVEIIVHRVLWSALFGSLLLLVWKHPGWWRELRDNPRRLAILALSGTLIAGNWLTYVWAVNNGRMLEASLGYYINPLINVLLGMLLLGERLRRLQWLAVALAALGVAQQVWQVGSLPWVSLALALSFGFYGLIRKQAPVAALPGLVVETWMLVPIAIGWLLLHPTASSASPEFFGSSEALWLIAAGPVTLVPLVCFNAAARHLPYTTLGFLQYLAPTLVLLQAVLLFDEHLSSSTLMAFAFIWAGLAVYSVDAWLSLRKRA; translated from the coding sequence ATGCACGCCGCCAACCCGCGCCGCGGGTACCTCCTGGGCCTTGGCGCCTACATCATCTGGGGCCTGTTCCCCCTGTACTTCAAAGCGATCCAGAGCGTTCCGGCGGTGGAAATCATCGTCCACCGCGTGCTCTGGTCGGCCCTGTTCGGCTCGCTCCTGCTGCTGGTGTGGAAGCACCCCGGCTGGTGGCGCGAACTGCGCGACAACCCGCGGCGCCTGGCGATCCTCGCCCTCAGCGGCACGCTGATCGCCGGCAACTGGCTGACCTACGTGTGGGCGGTGAACAACGGGCGCATGCTCGAGGCCAGCCTGGGCTACTACATCAACCCGCTGATCAACGTGCTGCTGGGCATGCTGCTGCTCGGCGAGCGCCTGCGCCGCCTGCAATGGCTGGCGGTCGCCTTGGCAGCCTTGGGCGTCGCCCAACAGGTGTGGCAGGTGGGCAGCCTGCCCTGGGTGTCGCTGGCCCTGGCGCTGTCGTTTGGCTTCTATGGCTTGATCCGCAAGCAGGCACCAGTGGCGGCGCTGCCAGGGCTGGTGGTCGAAACCTGGATGCTGGTGCCCATTGCCATCGGCTGGTTGCTGCTGCACCCGACGGCCAGCAGCGCCAGCCCTGAGTTCTTCGGCAGCAGCGAAGCGCTGTGGCTGATCGCCGCCGGCCCGGTGACACTGGTACCGCTGGTGTGTTTCAACGCCGCCGCACGCCACCTGCCCTACACAACACTGGGCTTCCTGCAGTACCTGGCACCGACCCTGGTGCTGCTGCAGGCGGTGCTGCTGTTCGACGAACACCTGTCGTCGAGCACATTGATGGCGTTCGCCTTTATCTGGGCGGGGCTGGCTGTCTACAGCGTCGATGCCTGGCTGAGTTTGCGCAAGCGCGCCTGA
- a CDS encoding glycine cleavage system protein R, with the protein MDHLVLTVIAPDKAGQVERIAQCIADHNGNWLESRMSRMAGQFAGILRVAVPAENYAELVESLQKLGDHGIRVLIAESGIEPSCTWKPIAMELVGNDRPGIVRDITRLLAEQGVNVERLSTEVRPAPMSSEPLFHADALLALPLTLSLEDLQARLESLADDLMVELRLRPEE; encoded by the coding sequence GTGGACCATCTCGTACTCACCGTGATCGCCCCGGACAAGGCCGGGCAGGTCGAGCGTATCGCCCAGTGCATCGCCGATCATAATGGCAACTGGCTGGAAAGCCGCATGTCGCGCATGGCTGGGCAGTTCGCCGGGATCCTGCGGGTGGCGGTGCCGGCGGAGAACTATGCCGAACTGGTCGAGTCGCTGCAGAAACTGGGTGACCACGGCATCCGTGTACTCATTGCCGAAAGCGGGATCGAGCCGTCCTGCACCTGGAAACCGATCGCCATGGAGCTGGTGGGCAACGACCGGCCGGGTATCGTCCGTGATATCACCCGCTTGCTGGCCGAGCAAGGGGTGAACGTCGAGCGCCTGAGTACCGAGGTCCGGCCGGCGCCGATGAGCAGCGAGCCGCTGTTTCATGCCGATGCATTGCTGGCGTTGCCGTTGACCTTGTCGCTGGAGGATCTGCAGGCGCGGCTGGAGAGCCTGGCGGATGATCTGATGGTGGAGTTGCGGTTGCGGCCGGAGGAGTGA